From a region of the Paenibacillus lutimineralis genome:
- the yyaC gene encoding spore protease YyaC, translated as MGQHDLWEMSVLGTERKRISGNELISFFQEIRKRHEGDTITFLCIGTDRSTGDALGPLVGSRLEEHGFVNVVGSLSHPCDADNLEQRLAAIPVGHIIVAIDASLGASASVGCYLVSAQPLFPAQSVGYALPAAGHYSVAAVVNVKGPKPYWTLQMTSLYKVMQMAEEITRAIVTAFK; from the coding sequence ATGGGACAACATGATTTATGGGAGATGTCTGTCTTGGGAACAGAACGAAAGAGAATTTCTGGCAACGAGCTGATAAGCTTCTTCCAGGAAATTCGCAAGCGGCATGAAGGGGATACGATCACCTTCTTATGTATTGGGACGGATCGCTCTACTGGGGACGCGCTGGGTCCTCTCGTCGGCTCCCGGCTTGAGGAGCATGGCTTCGTTAATGTAGTTGGTTCATTGTCGCATCCATGTGATGCGGACAATCTGGAGCAGAGACTAGCTGCTATTCCTGTCGGGCACATTATTGTGGCCATTGATGCCAGCTTGGGTGCCTCGGCTTCAGTAGGCTGCTATCTTGTGTCTGCTCAGCCCTTGTTCCCGGCGCAATCGGTAGGATATGCGCTGCCAGCGGCGGGACATTACAGTGTGGCTGCAGTTGTTAATGTGAAGGGACCCAAGCCTTATTGGACGCTGCAGATGACCTCATTATATAAGGTCATGCAGATGGCGGAAGAGATTACGAGAGCGATTGTCACGGCATTTAAGTGA
- a CDS encoding ABC-F family ATP-binding cassette domain-containing protein, whose protein sequence is MISTSGVTLRYGKRPLFEDVNIKFTAGNCYGLIGANGAGKSTFLKILSGEIEPNQGEVFMTPNERMAVLKQNHYEYDEFPALETVIMGHERLYSIMKEKDALYAKADFSEEDGMRAGELEGEFAELNGWDAEPDAAALLIGLGIPRELHDKKMAELSGNEKVRVLLAQALFGRPNNLLLDEPTNHLDLESIQWLENFLMDYEGTVIVVSHDRHFLNKVCTHIADIDFGKIQMYVGNYDFWYESSQLALQLQRDANKKKEEKIKELQAFIQRFSANASKSKQATSRKKQLDKITLDDIRPSNRKYPFLHFKSEREAGKQLLTVDSIMKTVEGEKVLDNVNFVVNKGDKIAFVGPNSLPKTTMFQVLMGEIEAEAGEYTWGVTTSQAYFPKDNSSYFDGVEMNLVDWLREYSNDQDETFLRGFLGRMLFSGEEALKKASVLSGGEKVRCMLAKMMLNGANVLLFDEPTNHLDLESITALNNGLIDFDGTILFTSHDHQFIQTIANRIIEITPNGIIDRIMSYDEYLESEEIQALRKSMYPEEA, encoded by the coding sequence ATGATAAGTACTAGCGGTGTAACACTCCGTTATGGAAAACGACCACTTTTTGAGGATGTAAATATAAAATTTACGGCAGGCAACTGCTATGGCCTGATCGGGGCTAACGGGGCGGGGAAATCGACGTTCCTCAAGATCCTGTCCGGCGAAATTGAACCGAATCAGGGCGAAGTGTTCATGACTCCGAATGAGCGGATGGCAGTCCTCAAGCAGAATCATTATGAATATGATGAGTTCCCTGCATTAGAGACTGTAATTATGGGGCATGAGCGCTTGTACTCGATTATGAAAGAGAAGGATGCCCTGTATGCCAAGGCGGATTTCTCCGAGGAAGACGGAATGCGCGCTGGTGAGCTGGAAGGCGAATTTGCCGAATTGAACGGCTGGGATGCTGAACCGGATGCGGCCGCATTGCTTATAGGTCTCGGTATTCCACGTGAATTGCACGATAAGAAGATGGCTGAACTCAGTGGTAATGAGAAAGTCCGTGTCCTCTTGGCGCAAGCTTTGTTCGGACGTCCTAACAATCTGCTGCTTGACGAGCCTACCAACCATTTGGACTTGGAATCTATTCAATGGCTTGAGAATTTCTTAATGGATTATGAAGGTACCGTAATCGTGGTATCCCATGACCGTCACTTCCTGAACAAAGTATGTACGCATATTGCGGATATTGACTTTGGCAAAATCCAGATGTATGTCGGCAACTACGACTTCTGGTATGAATCCAGTCAGCTTGCACTACAATTGCAGCGGGATGCGAACAAGAAGAAGGAAGAGAAAATTAAAGAGTTGCAAGCCTTTATTCAAAGGTTCTCTGCGAATGCTTCGAAATCGAAGCAAGCGACCTCGCGTAAGAAGCAGCTCGACAAAATTACACTCGATGATATTCGTCCTTCGAACCGGAAATATCCATTCCTGCACTTCAAGTCTGAGCGTGAAGCAGGCAAACAGTTGCTTACGGTTGATAGTATTATGAAGACGGTGGAAGGTGAGAAGGTACTAGACAATGTTAACTTTGTCGTGAATAAAGGCGACAAGATTGCTTTTGTCGGTCCTAACAGCTTGCCGAAGACAACTATGTTCCAGGTGCTTATGGGTGAGATTGAAGCTGAAGCCGGTGAATATACTTGGGGGGTAACAACGTCTCAAGCATACTTCCCTAAGGACAACTCCAGTTATTTCGATGGCGTAGAAATGAATCTAGTCGATTGGCTGCGCGAATATTCTAATGACCAGGATGAGACATTCCTGCGCGGCTTCCTTGGACGCATGTTATTCTCTGGTGAAGAGGCGCTCAAGAAGGCTTCTGTATTGTCCGGGGGCGAGAAGGTGCGCTGCATGCTGGCGAAGATGATGTTGAATGGCGCTAACGTGTTGTTGTTCGATGAGCCGACCAACCACCTTGATTTGGAATCGATCACGGCGCTGAATAACGGATTAATCGATTTTGATGGAACAATTCTGTTTACTTCCCATGACCATCAATTCATTCAGACGATCGCCAACCGCATTATCGAGATTACGCCAAACGGAATCATCGATCGTATTATGAGCTATGATGAGTACTTGGAGAGCGAAGAGATTCAGGCTTTGCGTAAGAGCATGTATCCTGAAGAAGCTTAA
- a CDS encoding cytochrome d ubiquinol oxidase subunit II — translation MSYELVGITVLWTFLFGYLIVASVDFGAGFFSYYSVITGHENKVHSIIQRYLSPVWEVTNVFLIFFVVGLVGFFPDSAYYYGTALLIPGSLVTVLLALRGAYYAYNTYGSSKEDNKIYMAIYGATGLLIPAALSTILAISEGGIITEVNNKVHLNWGSFFSNPYTWSVIILALVSVLYISAMFLTYYADKAGDRAAFEVLRGYALWWSGPTILACVFAFFQINRQNPEHFSNMLGIAWVFILSLICYLVAVYLVWKRRNLGWTFILVMLQFGFAWYGYGHSHLPYILYKQVSIHESFTNETMAVALITVFIAGLFVLIPSLIILLRLFLFDAKYVRGSSPKKG, via the coding sequence ATGAGCTATGAATTAGTCGGTATCACGGTACTGTGGACGTTTCTGTTCGGATATTTAATCGTTGCCTCTGTCGATTTCGGAGCGGGGTTTTTCAGCTATTACAGCGTGATTACGGGGCATGAGAACAAGGTGCATAGCATTATTCAGCGCTATTTGTCCCCGGTATGGGAAGTCACTAACGTATTTCTGATCTTCTTCGTGGTTGGCCTTGTCGGCTTCTTTCCCGACTCTGCTTATTATTACGGCACGGCGCTGCTCATTCCCGGCAGTCTGGTGACAGTTCTGCTTGCACTTCGGGGTGCCTACTATGCCTATAACACTTATGGCAGCAGTAAAGAAGACAACAAAATATACATGGCGATCTATGGAGCGACCGGCCTTCTAATCCCTGCGGCTCTCTCTACGATACTGGCCATTTCCGAAGGCGGCATCATTACGGAAGTAAATAACAAGGTACATCTGAACTGGGGCTCCTTCTTCAGCAATCCGTATACCTGGTCGGTCATCATCCTGGCGCTTGTATCCGTGCTCTATATCTCTGCGATGTTCCTGACCTACTATGCAGACAAAGCGGGAGACCGTGCAGCCTTTGAAGTGCTGCGTGGTTATGCGCTCTGGTGGAGCGGTCCGACTATTCTTGCCTGTGTATTCGCCTTCTTCCAGATCAACAGACAGAATCCCGAGCATTTCAGCAATATGCTAGGCATCGCCTGGGTGTTCATTCTCTCACTGATTTGCTACCTGGTTGCTGTCTATCTGGTATGGAAGCGGAGGAACCTCGGCTGGACCTTCATACTTGTCATGTTGCAGTTCGGGTTTGCCTGGTATGGCTATGGACATTCTCATCTACCGTATATTCTGTATAAGCAAGTCAGCATTCATGAGAGCTTCACCAATGAGACGATGGCAGTGGCCTTAATTACTGTTTTTATCGCCGGGCTGTTCGTGCTCATTCCTTCGCTGATCATCCTACTTCGGTTGTTCTTGTTTGATGCCAAATACGTGCGCGGCAGTTCGCCAAAGAAAGGATAG
- a CDS encoding class I SAM-dependent methyltransferase encodes MKVSCYRFMEALRHLIQQIAQEGSLITATLSQRRKPGETEYSKVTVKPALLKQRLHYQFTYYYSNKVTHENIPAEQLAEYLMKQFEETFRQGLLCTEAADYQVLISKKYKVSILTKSPSKQPGSLLHNRRKEYILEDGRAVPFLVELGIMNRDGKVLAKKYDKFRQINRFLEMVQDVMPHLPADRPLTIVDFGCGKSYLTFALYHYLSVEQRRELKVVGLDLKADVIEHCSALAEKLKYNNLRFLVGDIADYDELSKVDMVVTLHACDTATDAALEKAVRWDASVILSVPCCQHELFAQIHNEVMEPLLSHGILKERFSALATDGIRAKLLDILGYKTQLLEFIDMEHTPKNILIRAVKSPAGNTAALWREYTAFRDFLGASPYLERACRDLLPTEE; translated from the coding sequence ATGAAAGTGAGCTGTTATAGATTCATGGAAGCACTAAGACATCTTATACAACAAATCGCTCAGGAGGGCAGCTTAATTACCGCGACGCTCAGCCAGCGGCGCAAGCCCGGAGAGACGGAATACAGCAAGGTAACAGTGAAGCCTGCCCTATTGAAGCAGCGACTGCATTATCAGTTCACTTATTATTATAGCAACAAAGTGACGCATGAGAATATACCGGCTGAGCAGTTGGCTGAGTATCTCATGAAGCAGTTCGAGGAGACCTTCCGGCAAGGCCTGCTTTGCACAGAGGCAGCTGATTATCAGGTGCTGATCAGCAAGAAATACAAGGTGTCAATTCTGACGAAGTCGCCGAGCAAGCAGCCGGGCTCCTTGCTTCATAACCGGCGTAAGGAATATATTCTGGAGGATGGAAGAGCTGTTCCTTTCCTGGTAGAGCTCGGTATTATGAATCGGGACGGGAAGGTATTGGCAAAGAAATACGATAAATTCCGTCAGATCAACCGCTTCCTTGAAATGGTTCAGGATGTCATGCCTCATCTGCCCGCGGACCGACCGCTTACGATTGTAGATTTCGGCTGCGGTAAGTCTTATCTGACATTCGCTCTCTATCATTATTTATCGGTCGAGCAGCGCAGGGAGCTGAAGGTCGTTGGTCTCGACTTGAAGGCGGATGTAATCGAACATTGCAGTGCACTGGCAGAGAAGCTGAAATATAACAACCTACGCTTCCTTGTCGGCGACATTGCTGACTATGACGAGCTGAGCAAGGTGGATATGGTCGTTACGCTACATGCCTGTGACACAGCAACCGATGCTGCGCTGGAGAAGGCCGTACGCTGGGATGCTTCGGTGATTCTATCCGTGCCTTGCTGTCAGCATGAATTGTTCGCTCAGATCCATAATGAAGTGATGGAGCCGCTGCTCAGTCATGGCATTCTGAAGGAGCGTTTCTCTGCTCTGGCAACAGACGGAATCCGGGCCAAGCTGCTGGATATTCTCGGATACAAGACGCAACTGCTTGAATTTATCGATATGGAGCATACGCCGAAAAATATTCTGATCCGGGCGGTGAAGTCACCAGCCGGAAATACCGCTGCCCTATGGCGCGAATATACGGCCTTCCGCGATTTCCTTGGTGCCTCTCCATATCTGGAAAGAGCCTGCCGGGATCTTCTGCCGACAGAAGAATAA
- a CDS encoding DUF948 domain-containing protein: MIWQISVALIAVAFVVLVVFLVRTLQSAQKSLNQTTETLQEIKETVNDLSTEIKGVVRQANDITGDLQHKMEQIDPVLESVKNVGEVLNEVTLAAKQVSTALIDRMKNSPRAARRARRAETETPQAPVAPPAPEPPAALPAGPADKPTGWVKWVDVAASVWQKYRS; this comes from the coding sequence ATGATTTGGCAAATTAGCGTTGCGCTAATCGCGGTAGCCTTTGTAGTTCTGGTCGTCTTCCTGGTCAGAACGCTGCAGTCGGCGCAAAAATCATTGAATCAGACGACGGAAACATTGCAGGAAATTAAAGAAACAGTTAATGATCTAAGCACGGAGATTAAAGGAGTTGTCAGACAAGCTAATGATATTACTGGGGATTTGCAACATAAGATGGAGCAGATCGATCCCGTGCTGGAATCTGTCAAAAATGTCGGAGAGGTGCTGAATGAGGTCACCCTGGCTGCCAAGCAGGTATCGACCGCTCTGATCGACAGAATGAAAAATTCGCCCAGAGCTGCCAGACGAGCACGGCGTGCTGAGACGGAGACGCCCCAGGCACCTGTCGCCCCGCCAGCTCCAGAACCCCCGGCCGCTCTGCCAGCAGGTCCGGCAGATAAGCCGACGGGCTGGGTCAAATGGGTAGATGTCGCTGCTAGCGTATGGCAGAAATATCGTTCCTGA
- a CDS encoding DUF6483 family protein, protein MLRKDYLVRMIEEMLDVIGQVFGLKQQNKLIEALWKLDDLYKAQFRLNSKMIGSLSARDLVEIFRTGGKVEADKLQSLARLLQEEGDIYIAQGRQDEGLFRLMKSLHLYLAADLHGADRSLWDMEKETAKLLSRLKDYRLPVDTEILLLDYEEAHGRFDQAENILYYLLQASVIPKQQAIAFYERLLQYEPERLSDGGLPLDEVREGLMEVEKF, encoded by the coding sequence ATGCTGAGGAAGGATTACCTGGTCCGCATGATCGAGGAAATGCTGGACGTCATCGGTCAAGTATTCGGATTGAAGCAGCAGAACAAGTTAATAGAAGCGTTGTGGAAGCTTGACGATCTGTATAAAGCGCAGTTCAGGCTGAACTCAAAGATGATTGGTTCTCTATCGGCCCGGGATCTTGTGGAGATATTCCGTACCGGCGGAAAGGTAGAGGCCGATAAGCTGCAAAGCTTGGCAAGGCTATTGCAGGAGGAGGGAGATATCTATATCGCTCAGGGACGTCAGGATGAGGGGCTGTTCCGGCTTATGAAGTCGCTCCATCTCTACCTGGCTGCTGACCTGCATGGTGCCGATCGCTCATTATGGGATATGGAGAAGGAGACAGCCAAACTGCTGTCGCGTCTGAAGGATTATCGTCTACCTGTGGATACTGAGATTTTACTGCTCGATTACGAAGAAGCCCACGGTCGATTCGATCAGGCAGAGAACATATTGTATTATCTGCTTCAGGCTAGCGTGATACCCAAGCAGCAGGCGATAGCTTTCTATGAACGTCTGCTGCAATATGAGCCTGAGCGGCTTAGTGATGGAGGACTTCCCTTGGACGAGGTTCGCGAAGGCCTTATGGAAGTAGAGAAATTTTAA
- a CDS encoding MBL fold metallo-hydrolase — MARKRYNNLDNIGTDRTLKQFKQWRDERRRKRKDYSYVIPNFPPDLAFLKGNRSELSVTWIGHATFLIQYAGLNLVTDPVWAKRMGFQRRLGTPGIPLQDIPEIDVILISHSHYDHMHLASIRKLYGSKTKLVVPSGLKRKMVRKGFERTYELGWWEELQLDNVKITFVPTQHWTRRTPWDTNTSHWGGFVLELFGETVEARLQKHPIVYFAGDSGYFRGFAEIGQRFEIDIALLPIGAYEPEWFMTSQHTTPEEALQAFEDVRAKLMVPMHYGTFRLADDTAREALDRLEADRTRRGIPEEQIRVLHHGETLRWP, encoded by the coding sequence ATGGCAAGGAAGCGTTACAACAATTTGGACAATATCGGGACTGACCGGACACTGAAGCAGTTCAAGCAGTGGCGGGATGAACGCCGTAGAAAGCGTAAGGATTATTCGTACGTCATTCCTAATTTCCCCCCGGATCTGGCCTTTTTGAAGGGGAACCGCTCTGAACTATCCGTTACCTGGATTGGGCATGCAACCTTCCTAATTCAGTATGCGGGTTTGAATCTAGTTACCGATCCGGTCTGGGCTAAGCGGATGGGATTCCAACGGAGGTTAGGCACCCCGGGAATACCGCTGCAGGACATTCCGGAGATTGACGTAATTCTTATATCTCATTCTCATTATGATCATATGCATTTAGCTTCGATCCGCAAATTATATGGGAGCAAGACAAAGCTTGTCGTCCCCAGTGGGTTAAAGCGTAAAATGGTTCGCAAAGGCTTCGAGCGCACTTATGAGCTCGGCTGGTGGGAGGAGCTGCAGCTTGACAATGTGAAGATCACATTTGTCCCTACCCAGCACTGGACACGCCGAACCCCATGGGATACGAATACGTCGCATTGGGGCGGATTCGTGCTTGAGTTGTTTGGTGAGACGGTAGAGGCGAGATTGCAGAAGCATCCTATCGTGTATTTTGCCGGCGATAGCGGATATTTCAGAGGGTTCGCCGAGATCGGCCAGCGCTTTGAGATCGACATCGCTCTCTTGCCGATCGGTGCTTATGAGCCGGAATGGTTCATGACCTCCCAGCATACGACACCGGAAGAGGCGCTGCAGGCGTTCGAGGACGTTCGGGCCAAACTGATGGTGCCGATGCATTATGGCACGTTCAGGCTGGCGGATGATACGGCGCGCGAGGCGCTGGATCGACTTGAAGCGGACCGGACTCGCCGCGGCATTCCGGAGGAACAGATTCGCGTATTGCACCATGGAGAGACATTAAGGTGGCCGTAA
- a CDS encoding cation diffusion facilitator family transporter: protein MNVYEDIRKGERGAWVSIAAYVILSAFKLISGYLFASSALLADGFNNLTDIVASLAVLIGLRISQKPPDSDHAYGHFRAETVAALIASFIMAMVGIQVIIGAIRSLFAGNETKPDLWSAGIAILCAVVMGGVYLYNRGLAQQINNQALMAAAKDNFSDALVSVGAAVGIIGAQFGMPWLDIVAALAVGVLICKTAWDIFRDSTYRLTDGFDEEQLGDLRGTISRIPGVERIKDLKARVHGNHVLVDVVIEVDPHLTVLEGHKICDTVEERMSRIKNVMHVHVHVEPREEGTEQEE from the coding sequence TTGAATGTATACGAGGATATACGCAAAGGCGAACGCGGGGCTTGGGTAAGCATCGCAGCCTACGTAATATTGTCTGCTTTTAAGCTGATTAGCGGTTATTTATTTGCTTCGAGCGCGCTGCTCGCGGACGGATTCAACAATTTAACGGATATTGTCGCTTCGCTCGCTGTATTGATCGGGTTGCGGATTTCGCAGAAACCGCCAGACTCCGATCATGCGTACGGGCATTTTCGTGCGGAGACCGTTGCCGCACTTATTGCTTCTTTCATTATGGCGATGGTTGGAATTCAGGTTATTATTGGGGCGATCCGCTCGCTATTTGCGGGAAATGAGACGAAGCCTGATTTATGGTCTGCGGGGATAGCCATCCTCTGTGCTGTTGTGATGGGTGGTGTCTACTTATATAATCGTGGACTGGCCCAGCAGATTAACAATCAGGCGCTAATGGCGGCGGCTAAGGACAATTTCTCAGACGCCCTGGTCAGTGTAGGAGCGGCTGTAGGGATTATTGGGGCGCAATTCGGTATGCCATGGCTTGATATCGTAGCCGCTCTAGCGGTAGGGGTGTTAATATGCAAGACCGCTTGGGACATTTTCAGGGACTCGACATATCGCTTGACGGACGGCTTTGATGAGGAACAGCTTGGGGACCTGCGCGGAACGATCTCGCGGATTCCCGGGGTAGAGAGAATTAAGGATCTGAAGGCCCGTGTCCATGGCAACCACGTTCTCGTCGATGTGGTGATCGAGGTTGATCCACATTTAACTGTGCTTGAGGGCCACAAAATTTGTGATACGGTGGAAGAGCGGATGAGTCGGATCAAGAATGTGATGCATGTCCATGTCCATGTAGAGCCCAGGGAAGAAGGGACAGAACAAGAAGAATAG
- a CDS encoding cytochrome ubiquinol oxidase subunit I → MSYDPVTLSRILTGLTLFVHIVFASLGVGVPLMIALAEWRGIQTQDPHYSLLARRWARGFVISVAVGVVTGTSIGLQLSLLWPTFMRVAGHAIALPLFMETFAFFIEAIFLGIYLYTWDRFKRPMLHLLLLIPVAIGSSASAFFITTLNAFMNTPQGFTLKNGVFTDVHPLIAMFNPATPTKVSHVLASSYTVSACLLAGIAAYSLLMGRKEAYFKKALKLTVMSAFIFALSTAIIGDFSGKFLAKYQPEKLAAAEWHFETRREAPLVFGGVLDENNKVKYGLEIPYALSILAGNKPDTKVIGLNEFPEDERPPLFIHYMFDLKVTIGILLVLIPFLYMVRRLLPGNRHGGYPKWLLLGILLLGPLAVVAIELGWLFAEFGRQPWIVRGYMKVGEAATTSNNVGSMLLLFALLYIVLCGSCVIVLARLFRSKDVVDEMRELGIEGGTVK, encoded by the coding sequence ATGTCTTATGATCCGGTTACGCTCAGTCGTATTCTTACCGGACTTACCCTGTTCGTGCATATCGTGTTTGCTTCGCTTGGCGTTGGTGTACCATTAATGATCGCACTGGCAGAGTGGAGAGGGATTCAGACCCAGGATCCTCATTATTCCTTGCTGGCTCGAAGATGGGCGCGCGGCTTCGTGATCTCCGTTGCAGTTGGTGTCGTTACCGGGACATCGATCGGGCTGCAGCTTAGCCTGCTCTGGCCGACCTTTATGCGTGTAGCAGGACATGCTATCGCACTGCCGCTCTTCATGGAGACATTCGCTTTTTTCATCGAAGCGATCTTCCTCGGGATTTATTTGTATACCTGGGATCGCTTCAAGCGTCCGATGCTGCACTTGCTTCTATTGATTCCCGTAGCGATCGGATCGTCCGCCTCAGCCTTTTTTATTACGACTTTGAACGCATTTATGAACACGCCGCAGGGCTTCACACTCAAGAACGGAGTATTTACCGATGTGCATCCGCTCATCGCCATGTTCAACCCGGCTACACCGACCAAGGTATCTCATGTACTCGCTTCTTCCTATACGGTGAGCGCTTGTCTATTGGCGGGGATCGCTGCGTACAGCTTGCTGATGGGACGGAAGGAAGCCTATTTCAAAAAAGCGTTAAAGCTAACGGTAATGTCCGCCTTCATATTCGCTCTGTCGACAGCGATCATCGGAGATTTCTCGGGCAAGTTCCTGGCCAAGTATCAGCCGGAGAAGCTGGCCGCTGCCGAATGGCATTTCGAGACGAGGCGAGAGGCGCCCTTAGTTTTTGGTGGCGTGTTGGATGAGAACAATAAAGTTAAGTACGGGCTTGAAATCCCCTATGCACTCAGTATTCTAGCTGGAAATAAGCCGGATACGAAGGTGATCGGGTTGAATGAATTCCCAGAGGATGAACGTCCGCCTCTATTCATTCACTATATGTTCGATTTGAAGGTGACGATCGGTATACTCCTTGTTCTGATCCCATTTCTATATATGGTCAGGCGTTTGCTGCCAGGGAACCGGCATGGCGGATATCCGAAATGGCTGCTGCTGGGGATTTTGCTGCTGGGACCACTGGCGGTCGTAGCGATCGAGTTAGGCTGGTTGTTTGCCGAATTTGGTCGTCAGCCTTGGATTGTGCGCGGGTATATGAAGGTGGGAGAAGCGGCCACGACCTCGAATAACGTGGGTTCTATGCTCCTACTGTTCGCGTTGCTGTACATCGTGCTGTGCGGCTCATGCGTCATCGTGTTAGCCAGATTGTTCCGCAGCAAGGATGTCGTTGATGAAATGCGTGAGCTTGGGATTGAAGGAGGAACGGTAAAATGA
- a CDS encoding C40 family peptidase has translation MKRSTTILILSAILLTTSYTAVQDRASAAAAATQTSTKGQIVSSVNLRDQPSTSGKIIGLVKKGTTVTILENSNNYFYKVKTSDGKTGYVSSSSNYISTSGGNSAPEAPEQAIATVIYGVNLRTAPSTTSGKVITMLKKGTVVTILEKSNDSFYKVKTSGGQSGYVSSSSKYLQLEGDAPGSNDGVSESNQAKIAKVISTGKKYLGTPYEYGSDRNTTTTFDCSDFVRQAYKEALGIVLPADSRKQGAWVKDNGTAVSSISKLKAGDLIFFMSYKGSSAAAYKNVDKSKETITHVAMYLGEGKVIHTYSKESGGVRIDQLDGSWEYRFLYGGSVLK, from the coding sequence ATGAAACGCAGCACGACAATCCTGATATTGAGCGCAATTCTACTAACTACCTCTTACACAGCTGTACAGGACAGGGCATCAGCAGCTGCAGCTGCGACGCAGACGTCGACGAAGGGACAAATTGTAAGCAGTGTCAATCTTCGTGATCAACCTTCCACTTCCGGTAAAATTATCGGGCTGGTGAAGAAGGGGACAACGGTAACTATTTTGGAGAATAGCAATAATTACTTCTATAAAGTGAAGACTTCGGACGGGAAGACCGGCTATGTCAGCTCGTCCAGCAATTATATCTCTACTAGCGGTGGGAATTCGGCGCCTGAGGCACCTGAACAGGCAATCGCAACCGTCATCTATGGAGTGAATTTGCGAACTGCTCCGTCTACCACCTCCGGCAAGGTAATCACGATGCTCAAGAAGGGAACGGTAGTTACAATTCTGGAGAAGAGCAATGATAGCTTCTACAAGGTTAAAACGTCGGGCGGACAGTCCGGTTATGTGAGTAGTTCAAGCAAATATTTGCAGCTCGAGGGGGACGCTCCGGGTTCGAATGATGGAGTATCGGAATCCAATCAGGCGAAAATTGCCAAAGTCATCAGCACAGGCAAGAAATATCTAGGTACTCCCTATGAATATGGATCGGACCGTAATACAACGACGACATTTGATTGCTCTGATTTTGTAAGACAGGCCTATAAAGAGGCACTCGGGATCGTGCTTCCCGCCGATTCGCGTAAGCAAGGGGCATGGGTGAAGGACAACGGCACGGCGGTATCGAGCATTAGCAAGCTGAAGGCAGGCGATCTGATCTTCTTCATGAGCTACAAGGGCTCATCTGCAGCGGCATATAAGAATGTCGACAAGAGCAAGGAGACGATTACTCATGTAGCTATGTATTTGGGTGAAGGTAAAGTGATCCACACCTACTCCAAGGAGTCGGGTGGCGTACGGATCGATCAGCTTGATGGTTCGTGGGAATATCGCTTCCTGTATGGAGGAAGTGTATTGAAATAA
- the cydS gene encoding cytochrome bd oxidase small subunit CydS, giving the protein MEKFIIFVAPELVIVIAVAFLFLYSFRYKDPSD; this is encoded by the coding sequence ATGGAGAAATTTATTATTTTTGTAGCTCCTGAGCTAGTGATCGTCATCGCCGTCGCTTTTCTGTTCCTGTATTCATTCCGTTATAAAGACCCCTCGGATTGA
- a CDS encoding alpha/beta fold hydrolase has product MTSILANGISVAYQEQGQGQTIVLLHGFCGSSAYWEKLAPLLSREYHIVMPDLRGHGASGAPEGPYTIEQMADDIAVLMEQMGVPKYTLLGHSLGGYITLSLAERYSSRLDGFGLIHSTPYPDSEEAKEKRLKAVEKIQAEGIHAFVDGLVPGLFAPKHLQTMMQDVNRTKEIGYLTSSQGAQGAALAMRERVDRREVLDQSELPILLVAGENDGVIPLERTFTVEGDGVIKAVIKAAGHMGMYEAPDQLATVISDFMRNLA; this is encoded by the coding sequence ATGACAAGCATATTAGCAAATGGAATATCCGTAGCCTATCAGGAGCAAGGACAGGGGCAGACGATCGTCTTGCTGCATGGCTTCTGTGGCAGTTCTGCTTATTGGGAGAAGCTAGCCCCTCTATTATCAAGGGAATACCACATTGTAATGCCGGATTTACGCGGTCATGGTGCGTCTGGTGCTCCTGAGGGTCCTTATACAATTGAACAGATGGCGGATGATATCGCCGTATTGATGGAGCAAATGGGTGTTCCGAAGTATACACTTTTGGGTCATTCCCTCGGGGGCTACATCACCTTATCCTTAGCCGAACGCTATTCATCTCGTTTGGACGGCTTCGGTCTGATTCATTCGACCCCTTATCCAGACAGCGAGGAGGCGAAGGAGAAGCGGCTAAAAGCAGTGGAGAAAATACAGGCTGAAGGAATACATGCTTTCGTCGATGGCCTGGTACCAGGATTGTTTGCGCCGAAGCATCTCCAGACGATGATGCAGGATGTAAACCGGACTAAGGAGATCGGGTATCTTACTTCGTCACAAGGAGCACAAGGGGCAGCGCTGGCAATGCGTGAGCGCGTGGATCGGCGTGAAGTGCTGGACCAGTCCGAATTGCCAATCTTGCTCGTGGCTGGTGAGAACGATGGGGTGATTCCTTTGGAGCGTACATTTACGGTGGAAGGCGATGGGGTGATCAAGGCGGTTATTAAAGCTGCTGGACATATGGGCATGTATGAAGCTCCAGACCAACTCGCTACGGTCATCAGTGATTTTATGAGGAATCTTGCATAG